One stretch of Harmonia axyridis chromosome 1, icHarAxyr1.1, whole genome shotgun sequence DNA includes these proteins:
- the LOC123672861 gene encoding ankyrin-1-like gives MVKFTTKCRSYDFIVNSGSAHDVINHIKPRSKNMDYIDYFLRRLVHKRTKKDFTDRDYEIIQYLISKGADTTAYIRKGNSRYKLLDLVLKSKDEKLIKIFVQVMKYVDDDDTDTNLCNLHQLFFSFHTSSVLAAVAYQNLDVVQYAVKFSSHHNERSFLLNNTPLHIAASLPRVDITKYVLKYYPNLEEGNILGETPLFFAVKKNRIRQVRFLLEIGANFRTRDLKDNTLLHVVCYQKRKTDVKMLEILLDAGCDPNAFGELRQTPLHFIAKKQHKRHALEFAKLLIQRGGDVNIQDFLGDTVLHDLANFCEGYSFIQFFDLFLDSGANLTIINDLNRTYLDILLLEQRAVIRQMILKTLILRDVSGQFKTGFNPISYLSEDELFEEDCRDELRRLNSCKIPTFLTEPEYSLVRILISNKMQISNLCINPELRKIISEFNERDYKYYGCELKTLMESGLKIFHEREDAYNFFYVVSEGKLYFQVINEIINKIPIKEWYKFGKLLPDLEEPVIKTPVPKKKKSIETRLRRELKNKMFRRYITVRRRIVI, from the exons ATGGTGAAGTTTACTACTAAGTGTCGCTCTTACGACTTTATTGTAAATTCTGGTTCCGCTCACGATGTGATCAATCATATTAAACCTAGATCCAAAAATATGGATTATATCGATTACTTTTTGAGAAGATTAGTGCataaaagaacaaaaaaagattttacCGATAGAGACTACGAAATTATACAATACCTTATTTCTAAAGGGGCAGACACCACCGCATATATACGAAAGGGTAATAGTCGCTACAAATTACTCGACTTAGTATTGAAATCTAAAG ATGAAAAGTTAATCAAAATATTTGTACAGGTTATGAAATATGTGGACGATGATGACACTGATACAAATCTGTGCAATCTTCATCAGCTGTTCTTCTCATTTCACACATCTTCAGTTCTAGCAGCTGTTGCTTATCAGAACTTAGATGTTGTGCAGTACGCTGTGAAATTTAGTTCTCACCATAATGAACGATCATTTCTCTTGAACAACACTCCCTTGCACATCGCAGCTTCATTGCCACGTGTGGACATCACAAAATACGTTCTAAAATATTATCCTAATTTAGAAGAAGGAAATATATTGGGGGAAACGCCTTTATTCTTCGCTGTTAAAAAAAACCGAATAAGACAAGTgagatttcttcttgaaatcgGAGCAAACTTCAGAACGAGGGATTTAAAAGACAACACTCTACTTCATGTTGTATGTTACCAAAAACGTAAGACAGATGTGAAAATGCTTGAAATTTTATTAGATGCCGGATGCGATCCCAATGCCTTTGGTGAACTTAGGCAGACTCCTTTACATTTTATTGCTAAGAAACAACATAAACGTCATGCACTGGAGTTTGCGAAGTTACTAATTCAAAGAGGAGGTGATGTGAATATTCAAGATTTTTTGGGCGACACTGTTCtgcacgatttagcaaacttttgtGAGGGCTACTCGTTCATCCAGTTTTTCGATTTATTCTTGGACTCCGGCGCTAACTTAACAATTATCAATGATTTGAATAGAACATATTTGGATATATTATTACTGGAGCAACGTGCTGTAATACGACAGATGATTTTGAAAACTCTGATCCTTCGAGATGTCAGTGGACAATTTAAAACAGGTTTTAACCCCATTAGTTACTTGAGCGAAGATGAACTATTTGAGGAAGATTGTAGAGACGAATTGAGACGTTTGAATTCCTGCAAAATACCAACATTTTTAACTGAACCAGAGTATTCTCTTGTGAGAATCCTCATTTCGAACAAAATGCAAATATCGAACCTCTGTATAAACCCAGAGCTGAGGAAAATCATTTCTGAATTCAACGAGAGAGATTACAAATATTACGGCTGCGAACTCAAAACACTTATGGAGAGTgggctgaaaatatttcacgaaaGAGAAGATGCATATAACTTTTTTTATGTCGTTTCTGAGGGTAAGCTCTATTTCcaagtgataaatgaaattataaacaaaattccaataaaagaaTGGTACAAATTCGGAAAATTACTACCGGATCTCGAGGAGCCTGTCATAAAAACTCCTGttccgaagaaaaaaaaatcaattgagaCAAGGCTGAgaagagaattgaaaaataagatGTTCAGAAGATATATTACAGTGAGACGAAGAAttgttatttaa